A portion of the Thalassotalea sp. LPB0316 genome contains these proteins:
- the recD gene encoding exodeoxyribonuclease V subunit alpha, whose translation MISAIDAVAMPYSSFQQASNMLADLQPIDYFFAEHVCQTLATTNALVFHLAIATHQSLQQGHSCLPLSVVAERTMWQIKDSEALENEKAGFSFGSLAELTSVLGQFPELLEHTAMLVLDNQHLYLRRYYLFEQQLRQYLTAKLNNHNNISTEQIKSVVNQLFTESAEQAIDWQKVAVANALNKDFVVIAGGPGTGKTYTVTKLLAALIMLHQQTEANARLNIALTAPTGKAAQRLSESILAAIKGFTGQIDQAVLDEIPSQAQTIHRLLGVRPNSVNFKYHQDNLLPIDVLLVDEASMIDLALMTRIFRALPNHTKVILLGDADQLPSVASGSVLADIAPRPHRGFSPQNSAFLSTVLAQDVTSLTAKDPSRTSDHLTILQHSRRFDGQGGIGVVAKHVINGEAKASWQRLVDDQSGQVGLITQANMSWLDQHIQQYYQPLLTMTDISQAFAQLSQFRILVAMRKGQLGVENINELVVKHLVEQQLIDAGQAYKKSPLYHGMPIMITENHHKLGLYNGDIGLIWQQGEQLVAIFEQVDGFKTVIPSRLPSYELVYAMTIHKTQGSEFTHVLMALPENTNNKLLTRELLYTGITRAKKQLSIVGDFDVWQQGVQAKVVRYSQLTL comes from the coding sequence ATGATTAGTGCAATCGATGCGGTAGCAATGCCGTATAGCAGTTTCCAACAAGCAAGTAACATGCTTGCTGATTTACAGCCAATCGACTATTTTTTTGCCGAGCACGTTTGCCAAACACTGGCTACAACGAATGCCTTGGTTTTCCACCTGGCAATTGCCACTCATCAATCGCTACAACAGGGGCACAGTTGCCTGCCATTATCCGTGGTTGCTGAGCGTACTATGTGGCAGATAAAAGATAGTGAGGCGCTAGAAAATGAAAAAGCCGGATTTAGCTTTGGCTCACTAGCAGAATTGACCTCTGTATTAGGGCAATTTCCCGAATTACTTGAACATACGGCGATGCTAGTGCTCGATAATCAACATTTGTATTTGCGCCGATACTATTTGTTTGAACAGCAACTTCGCCAGTATTTAACGGCAAAACTCAACAATCACAACAATATTAGTACTGAACAAATTAAATCGGTAGTTAATCAGTTGTTTACTGAATCAGCTGAACAAGCAATAGATTGGCAAAAAGTCGCGGTTGCTAATGCGTTAAATAAAGATTTTGTTGTTATTGCCGGTGGGCCTGGCACGGGTAAAACCTATACGGTAACTAAACTACTGGCCGCTTTGATTATGCTGCATCAGCAAACCGAGGCAAATGCTCGGCTCAATATCGCGTTAACCGCGCCAACGGGTAAGGCGGCTCAGCGCTTATCTGAATCTATTTTGGCCGCAATCAAAGGCTTTACAGGGCAAATTGACCAAGCGGTATTAGACGAAATCCCAAGCCAAGCTCAAACCATTCATCGTTTATTAGGCGTTCGGCCAAATAGTGTCAATTTCAAATATCATCAAGATAACTTATTACCGATTGATGTGCTCTTAGTCGATGAAGCGTCGATGATTGATTTAGCATTGATGACTCGGATCTTTCGCGCCTTACCAAATCACACAAAAGTTATTTTATTAGGTGATGCCGATCAACTGCCGTCAGTTGCTAGTGGCAGCGTTTTAGCTGATATCGCGCCAAGGCCACATCGCGGCTTTAGCCCGCAAAATAGTGCATTTCTGAGTACTGTATTAGCGCAAGATGTTACGTCACTTACAGCAAAAGATCCTAGTAGGACAAGTGATCATCTAACCATATTACAGCACAGCCGGCGCTTTGATGGTCAAGGTGGTATTGGTGTGGTGGCAAAACATGTGATTAACGGCGAGGCCAAAGCCAGTTGGCAACGATTAGTTGATGATCAATCTGGCCAAGTAGGTTTGATTACCCAAGCCAATATGAGCTGGCTAGATCAACACATTCAGCAATATTATCAGCCCTTGTTAACCATGACGGATATTTCACAAGCTTTTGCCCAATTGAGCCAATTTAGGATTTTAGTGGCGATGCGAAAGGGCCAACTTGGTGTTGAAAATATCAATGAACTCGTGGTTAAACATTTAGTAGAACAGCAACTCATTGATGCCGGTCAAGCCTATAAAAAATCGCCGTTGTATCATGGTATGCCGATCATGATCACCGAAAACCATCACAAATTGGGGTTGTACAATGGTGATATTGGTTTAATTTGGCAACAAGGTGAGCAGTTAGTTGCCATTTTTGAGCAAGTCGATGGTTTTAAAACGGTCATTCCATCGCGCTTACCAAGCTATGAATTGGTTTACGCAATGACCATACATAAAACGCAAGGTAGTGAGTTTACGCATGTATTAATGGCACTACCAGAGAACACTAACAATAAACTGCTCACACGTGAGCTGTTATATACCGGTATTACCCGTGCGAAAAAACAGCTGTCGATAGTTGGCGACTTTGACGTTTGGCAACAAGGTGTGCAAGCTAAAGTCGTCAGATATTCTCAATTAACACTTTAA